A section of the Pseudanabaena mucicola str. Chao 1806 genome encodes:
- a CDS encoding ABC1 kinase family protein, with protein MSNPKSDFELDRYDIEAIANYYRNQPLRVWWRCVVIFVPLIWLFLRLRLNSKASADKLRKLAIESRQLLTQLGPAFIKIGQALSTRPDIVPPIFMDELAELQDQLPAFDNDIAFQFIREALGADPSEVYAEISENPIAAASLGQVYKGRLRTGELVAIKVQRPDIAAGIALDMYILRGIATWLRKTFKFVRSNLAAILDEFASRIFEEMDYTFEGHNAEKFAKYYGELEGIYVPKIYWQYTAKRVLTMEWIEGIKLTNVQKVKEAGFDSRHIIEVGVQCSLRQLLDYGYFHADPHPGNLLVMEDGKLAYLDFGMMSEVSSEQRFGLIEAIVHLVNRDFAALSKDYVRLGFLTEDIDFSAIVPALSEVFNPPEGQSLTQMDFKDMTDQLSQIMYDYPFQVPAYYALIIRSLVTLEGIAFSVDRNFKVLAVAYPYVANRLLTDPAPELRMALKDLLFRDGEFRWNRLENLLSNAQTNPDYNLNGTLDKGIDFLLSERSEFIHERIIDEIVKGIEVEASKRLPERLRTSLIGDIVVDTQVKEGITKTEPPSSLGYIARLWSILQKDKAITPNEILPLATRILSKPQTLSLGRDVISKLALRSLVRTIRGVLLRDEQKYQTDKQESLVKDAKPSPQGEERELVGSGLRRSVNGRSW; from the coding sequence ATGTCTAACCCCAAATCAGACTTTGAGTTAGATCGTTATGACATTGAGGCGATCGCCAATTACTACCGTAACCAACCTCTGCGGGTCTGGTGGCGCTGTGTAGTGATTTTTGTGCCACTAATTTGGTTGTTTCTCAGATTGCGTCTCAATTCTAAAGCATCGGCAGACAAATTAAGAAAATTGGCAATCGAGTCGCGTCAACTCCTAACTCAATTGGGTCCAGCCTTCATCAAGATTGGTCAAGCACTATCAACACGTCCAGATATCGTACCGCCGATATTTATGGATGAACTTGCCGAATTGCAAGACCAATTACCTGCTTTTGACAATGATATTGCCTTCCAATTTATCCGCGAGGCTCTAGGGGCTGATCCATCAGAAGTCTATGCAGAAATATCCGAAAACCCGATCGCTGCTGCGTCTCTAGGACAAGTCTACAAGGGGAGATTGCGAACGGGAGAACTTGTTGCCATCAAAGTGCAGCGTCCTGATATCGCCGCAGGTATTGCCCTTGATATGTATATCCTTAGAGGCATTGCCACATGGTTGAGAAAGACTTTCAAATTTGTGCGGAGTAACTTAGCTGCCATTCTTGATGAGTTTGCCAGTCGCATTTTTGAGGAAATGGACTATACCTTTGAGGGACATAATGCCGAGAAATTTGCTAAATATTATGGTGAATTAGAAGGAATCTATGTGCCAAAAATCTATTGGCAGTATACCGCCAAGCGAGTACTGACAATGGAATGGATTGAAGGAATTAAGTTAACTAATGTCCAAAAAGTGAAAGAAGCTGGCTTTGATAGTCGGCATATCATTGAAGTTGGAGTGCAATGCTCTTTACGGCAATTACTCGATTATGGCTATTTTCATGCTGATCCACATCCTGGAAATCTATTAGTAATGGAAGATGGTAAACTTGCCTATTTAGATTTTGGGATGATGAGCGAAGTTTCGTCAGAGCAGAGATTTGGGTTGATTGAAGCGATCGTGCATTTGGTGAATCGTGATTTTGCTGCACTTTCTAAAGACTATGTGCGTTTAGGCTTCCTAACCGAGGATATTGATTTTAGTGCGATCGTACCTGCTTTATCAGAAGTCTTTAATCCGCCTGAAGGTCAGAGCTTGACGCAAATGGATTTTAAAGACATGACTGATCAACTTTCGCAGATCATGTATGACTATCCCTTCCAAGTTCCTGCTTACTATGCACTAATTATCCGATCACTAGTTACTCTTGAAGGCATTGCTTTTAGTGTTGATCGCAATTTCAAGGTATTGGCAGTCGCCTATCCCTATGTTGCCAACCGCTTACTTACCGATCCCGCCCCAGAGTTACGTATGGCGCTTAAGGATTTACTATTCCGCGATGGTGAATTCCGTTGGAATCGCCTCGAAAATCTCTTGAGTAATGCTCAAACGAATCCTGACTATAATTTGAATGGTACTCTCGACAAAGGCATAGATTTCTTACTGTCTGAGCGCAGTGAGTTCATACATGAACGCATTATTGATGAAATTGTCAAAGGGATTGAAGTGGAAGCCAGTAAGCGTTTACCTGAGCGACTGCGTACTTCGTTAATTGGTGATATTGTGGTTGACACTCAAGTTAAAGAAGGAATCACTAAAACAGAACCGCCATCGAGTTTAGGATATATCGCCAGACTATGGTCAATCCTCCAAAAAGATAAAGCAATTACTCCCAATGAGATTTTGCCACTAGCAACTCGCATTCTCAGTAAACCTCAAACTCTAAGTCTTGGTCGTGATGTTATCTCTAAGCTAGCCTTGCGATCGCTAGTTAGGACAATTCGTGGAGTTTTACTCCGTGATGAGCAAAAGTACCAGACCGATAAACAGGAAAGTCTAGTCAAGGATGCTAAACCTAGTCCTCAAGGTGAAGAAAGGGAATTAGTGGGATCTGGTTTAAGACGATCAGTTAATGGACGCAGTTGGTAA
- a CDS encoding energy transducer TonB encodes MNDTQQELRQPLANSHRDREWKALKIFMSVSIPCSVALHFVILSNLPHIGGQFDNSSRDSQEGLLEFKIVEDTQDTKLEDINQIFDLRQSENIEESIAFAPANNLRDSSTIGSTESNNTSIDSVNGAGNLSQIDSEKLIDSQHPAEAAKDIVKTTSSILSNSLPNTLKIDPNKPNLFQSKGTLGSLVPNGNNKNATGLGWGKTGDRHSTFGNGRSSSSTLGKIGAPLGLPTGNVNSTSTNNSNNSPNSATPVNPSNNSPNTKVRCQSCAKPDYPVNARERGLEGQTKVAVDVDSNGNVINVRLLNSSGHAELDEAAKQAAWNWKFDPSQNGKQAIPASINFQIENSDYAKRRQEQRKLEPRREENIAPIAAPIQPNQASQNQIQQEPVAPKTVPVQPTNVDIPKAIIPPTSPTSLTPSTSIPVEPIPRSPITPQTTPSLIEPSITPAPVIHPESPSNQGKPSPSSTKVETSK; translated from the coding sequence ATGAATGATACTCAGCAAGAACTACGTCAACCGCTTGCAAACTCACACCGCGATCGAGAATGGAAAGCACTTAAAATTTTTATGTCAGTTAGCATTCCTTGTTCAGTTGCTTTACATTTCGTTATCCTCTCGAATCTTCCTCACATTGGTGGACAATTTGATAATTCTAGTCGTGACTCCCAAGAGGGATTACTAGAATTTAAGATTGTAGAAGATACTCAAGACACCAAGCTAGAAGATATCAATCAAATATTTGACCTTCGTCAATCCGAAAATATAGAAGAATCGATCGCCTTTGCCCCAGCCAATAATCTTAGGGATTCATCTACAATTGGCAGCACTGAATCTAATAATACTTCGATTGACTCAGTAAATGGTGCTGGCAATCTTTCACAGATAGATAGTGAGAAGCTCATAGACAGCCAACATCCTGCGGAAGCAGCTAAGGATATTGTTAAAACTACTAGTTCAATTTTGTCTAATTCTCTACCCAATACCTTAAAAATTGATCCCAACAAGCCCAATCTTTTTCAGAGTAAAGGAACTTTAGGCTCTCTAGTACCTAATGGTAATAATAAAAACGCGACAGGGCTTGGCTGGGGTAAAACTGGCGATCGCCATAGTACTTTTGGTAACGGGCGATCATCTAGTAGTACTTTAGGGAAAATTGGTGCGCCTTTAGGACTTCCGACTGGCAATGTCAACTCTACATCTACCAATAACTCCAATAATTCCCCAAATTCTGCTACTCCTGTTAATCCATCCAACAATTCCCCCAATACTAAAGTTCGTTGTCAAAGCTGTGCAAAGCCTGATTACCCTGTTAATGCTAGAGAGCGTGGTTTAGAAGGACAAACAAAAGTAGCTGTTGATGTTGATAGCAATGGCAATGTGATTAATGTGCGATTGCTCAACTCTAGCGGTCATGCTGAATTAGACGAAGCCGCGAAGCAAGCTGCGTGGAATTGGAAGTTTGATCCTTCTCAAAATGGTAAGCAGGCAATCCCCGCCAGCATCAATTTTCAAATCGAGAACTCAGATTATGCCAAACGCAGGCAAGAACAAAGAAAATTAGAGCCAAGGCGAGAGGAAAACATTGCTCCAATTGCTGCACCCATCCAGCCTAACCAAGCATCTCAGAATCAAATTCAACAAGAACCAGTAGCCCCTAAAACTGTTCCTGTGCAACCAACAAATGTTGATATTCCTAAAGCAATTATTCCGCCAACGTCACCAACGTCGCTAACGCCATCAACATCTATACCCGTTGAGCCAATACCTAGGTCACCAATAACTCCTCAAACAACCCCATCGCTTATAGAACCATCGATAACCCCTGCTCCAGTCATACATCCTGAGTCACCTAGCAATCAAGGAAAGCCTTCTCCATCTTCCACTAAAGTCGAGACAAGTAAATAA
- a CDS encoding MotA/TolQ/ExbB proton channel family protein, which produces MDIGRVFVAGGIVMYPLTAFSVLAVALAAERVKFWLTIKRKQKRLVRDVLKIYASDRDTALVKLQNNLQFPITRIFLAALELESPNPEEFRLALESEAQAEVPILKRFNTAFETIISLAPLLGLLGTVLGLITSFASLTLGDVGGSRTANVTAGISEALVSTASGLVVAIFTLIFANTFRGFYQQEIALIQEYGGQLELLYRRYYYEPEQTLSKDIRRDNYATS; this is translated from the coding sequence ATGGATATTGGACGAGTTTTTGTTGCTGGTGGAATTGTTATGTATCCACTGACGGCTTTCTCAGTTTTGGCTGTTGCTCTTGCGGCTGAACGTGTGAAGTTTTGGTTAACGATTAAACGTAAGCAAAAACGTCTGGTACGCGATGTTTTAAAAATTTATGCTAGCGATCGCGACACAGCCTTAGTAAAGTTACAAAACAATTTACAATTTCCGATCACCCGCATTTTTTTAGCTGCTCTTGAATTAGAATCTCCTAATCCCGAAGAATTCAGACTGGCTCTTGAGAGCGAAGCTCAGGCTGAAGTTCCAATTCTCAAGCGATTTAATACTGCTTTTGAAACAATAATCAGTCTTGCTCCTTTATTAGGATTACTGGGAACAGTACTCGGATTGATTACTTCGTTTGCCTCACTCACACTTGGCGATGTCGGAGGCAGTCGCACAGCTAATGTGACCGCAGGCATTAGCGAAGCTCTGGTCTCAACCGCCTCGGGATTAGTAGTTGCTATCTTTACCTTAATTTTTGCAAATACATTTCGGGGATTTTATCAACAGGAAATTGCTTTAATTCAAGAATATGGTGGGCAATTAGAGCTTCTCTATCGCCGTTATTACTATGAGCCAGAGCAAACTTTAAGCAAAGATATCAGAAGGGATAACTATGCGACTTCCTGA
- a CDS encoding TonB-dependent receptor plug domain-containing protein: MNCVKLLLLASSYVVAILSAADLAKSEPVVTPKEINQANSNINILTVGELQAQASQVSSDLLSEQANLGFKPKPEAIAENPDSDEIQLEVTGKKSPFVPTSAPAYIIPKEEIEKRNPSTAAELLRNLPGFAINDYGFGADIHTGTFLRGFSINQTIFQINGRSIGSNISTYHGATDLNSIPVDAIESVELTGGTSATLYGSEAFGGVVNLITKKEPQPLKATAGIELGSYGYQRYRVGYGGTSGNVNFRLGYERFSTDNNYPVPVGAANRNPADGRLFNGDTRLDNFYGNVDFALDSRNSLSIDAYKIASRRGLLYFGFPLQRDRLDHDLFNIGATLTSRLGNGDDSILKTTIAFNQDFFNTYNPSGNAFRNGALDSRALSGRVEHQWQLAANNKLTWGFDINSSSLRGDVFSTVPALVRFNGTVNRDRSLIALFALNTWKIDNNFQLEAGLRQNFTNDFGSYLNPTIGTRWNITPDIAFRNSFAVLQRNPGLDQLYVFDTVHNWQPNPNLIPERGIAWTVGLDINVTESLLAQLTYFGSSFSDRLGIILGQWQNIGQVNTNGIEAAVKWKISPEFSSFLNYTYTDAKITSSKTASEIGLQLSTVPYSVGKLGVSYESNGWQANLFFNYSSGSRRSVFPLGTPGQTATDFSPSYLSLDFNAKAPLSKNLALTLNLENLTDNSYEKTNRIYQPGLTYRVGLQASF; the protein is encoded by the coding sequence ATGAATTGTGTGAAGTTGCTACTCTTAGCTTCTAGCTATGTTGTAGCTATTTTAAGTGCTGCTGATCTGGCTAAATCAGAACCTGTAGTTACGCCCAAAGAGATTAATCAGGCTAACTCAAATATCAATATTTTGACAGTTGGGGAATTGCAAGCTCAAGCATCTCAAGTAAGCTCAGATTTACTGTCTGAGCAAGCTAATTTAGGATTTAAGCCTAAACCTGAAGCCATTGCTGAAAATCCTGATAGTGATGAAATTCAGCTTGAGGTAACGGGAAAAAAATCTCCATTTGTTCCTACTTCAGCACCTGCCTATATTATTCCGAAAGAAGAGATTGAGAAACGGAATCCTAGTACCGCAGCCGAACTTTTACGAAACTTGCCAGGATTCGCAATTAATGACTATGGTTTTGGTGCAGATATCCATACTGGAACTTTTTTGCGTGGCTTTTCGATTAACCAAACAATTTTCCAAATTAACGGTCGCTCTATAGGTAGTAATATCAGTACCTATCATGGTGCAACTGATTTAAATAGCATTCCCGTTGATGCGATTGAAAGTGTAGAGTTAACAGGCGGCACAAGTGCTACTCTCTATGGCTCAGAAGCTTTTGGTGGTGTTGTCAACTTAATTACTAAGAAAGAGCCTCAACCGCTTAAGGCAACTGCTGGCATCGAATTAGGCTCCTATGGCTATCAACGTTATCGTGTTGGTTATGGCGGTACAAGTGGCAATGTCAATTTCCGTTTAGGCTATGAGCGTTTCTCAACAGATAATAACTATCCCGTACCTGTAGGAGCCGCTAATCGTAATCCTGCTGACGGTCGTCTTTTTAATGGTGACACAAGGCTCGATAATTTTTATGGTAACGTTGATTTTGCCCTTGATTCTCGTAATTCTTTGAGCATTGATGCGTATAAGATCGCTAGTCGGCGTGGGCTGCTCTACTTTGGTTTTCCACTGCAACGCGATCGCCTCGACCATGATTTGTTTAATATTGGTGCAACGCTTACTAGCAGGTTAGGTAATGGTGATGACTCGATCTTAAAGACGACAATTGCTTTTAACCAAGATTTTTTCAATACTTACAATCCTAGTGGTAACGCTTTTCGCAATGGTGCTTTGGACTCCAGAGCTTTGAGTGGTCGTGTTGAGCATCAATGGCAACTTGCAGCAAATAATAAACTCACTTGGGGCTTTGACATCAATAGCAGTTCTTTACGTGGTGATGTTTTTAGTACCGTTCCTGCATTAGTTCGTTTTAATGGCACTGTTAATCGCGATCGCTCCCTGATAGCTCTCTTTGCTCTGAATACATGGAAAATCGATAATAATTTTCAATTAGAAGCAGGGCTGCGCCAGAATTTCACCAACGATTTTGGGAGCTATCTTAATCCCACTATTGGCACAAGATGGAATATCACTCCCGATATTGCATTTCGGAATAGCTTTGCTGTGCTTCAGCGCAACCCTGGACTTGATCAGCTTTATGTATTTGATACAGTGCATAACTGGCAGCCTAATCCCAATCTCATTCCTGAGAGGGGCATTGCGTGGACGGTTGGACTAGACATCAATGTGACGGAATCTTTGCTAGCACAACTTACTTATTTTGGCAGTAGCTTTAGCGATCGCCTAGGAATTATCTTAGGGCAATGGCAAAACATTGGACAGGTTAACACCAATGGTATTGAGGCTGCGGTGAAATGGAAAATTTCCCCTGAGTTTTCATCTTTCCTCAACTATACCTATACAGATGCCAAAATCACCAGTAGCAAGACAGCTTCAGAAATTGGTTTGCAGTTATCCACTGTTCCCTATTCTGTTGGCAAGTTGGGTGTGAGCTACGAATCTAATGGTTGGCAAGCGAATCTATTCTTTAACTATTCCAGTGGCTCACGACGTTCAGTATTCCCCCTAGGTACACCAGGTCAGACTGCTACCGACTTTTCACCTTCCTATTTAAGTCTAGACTTTAATGCCAAAGCTCCTTTATCAAAAAATCTAGCGTTAACCCTAAATCTCGAAAATCTGACTGACAATAGTTACGAAAAAACGAATCGGATCTATCAACCAGGGTTGACTTATCGAGTAGGACTACAAGCAAGCTTTTAA
- a CDS encoding ExbD/TolR family protein gives MRLPEEPESPFQINIIPMIDVVFAILTFFITATLVLNRTEGIPVSLPQASTAKSQTQNKIVVSLDAQGNLFLNRQLIALEQLEPQVRSLILQEKQNIVVINADENVAHGKAITIMDRIRKIDNVKMAIAAKK, from the coding sequence ATGCGACTTCCTGAAGAACCTGAATCTCCTTTTCAAATCAATATCATTCCAATGATTGATGTTGTTTTTGCAATTTTGACTTTTTTTATTACTGCAACACTTGTACTCAATCGTACTGAAGGTATCCCAGTGAGCCTACCGCAAGCTTCGACTGCCAAGTCTCAAACTCAGAATAAAATTGTCGTTTCCTTAGATGCTCAAGGCAATCTCTTTCTCAATCGCCAGCTGATCGCTTTAGAGCAACTGGAGCCACAGGTGCGATCGCTAATACTCCAAGAGAAGCAAAATATTGTAGTAATTAACGCTGATGAAAATGTTGCTCATGGGAAAGCAATCACTATCATGGATCGTATTCGCAAGATTGATAACGTAAAAATGGCGATCGCTGCAAAAAAATAG
- a CDS encoding ABC transporter permease, with protein sequence MTTASRSNRTFWRFILNDTTGFVIKRLGQAVVVILGVSILSFFAITKSPGNCFSELRNNPSTPKKTIELLEKQLNYNKSDAEQYLLWLQNTLKGNLGVRCQGLTPVTPLIVERAGNTLLMSLASLFTTWLLAIPLGIYSAVKQNTWSDRLIQVFSYATQGFPSFVLAILLLMLAQNTGWFPVGGMTSINFADLSPFGKLLDIAHHMVLPTLTLTIVSFAGLQRIMRGSLLDVLRQDYIKTARAKGLPESKVIYVHALRNAINPLVTLLGFEFGGLLGGAFITEFFFSWPGLGKLLLQATQEKDTNLVMAGLMLGTLMLVVGNLIGDLLLKAVDPRIKLDDME encoded by the coding sequence ATGACAACAGCAAGTAGAAGCAATCGAACTTTCTGGCGTTTTATACTTAATGATACGACAGGCTTTGTCATTAAGCGCTTAGGGCAAGCAGTTGTCGTAATTTTGGGAGTCTCGATTCTTAGTTTCTTTGCAATTACTAAATCACCTGGTAATTGCTTTTCAGAATTGCGGAACAATCCTAGTACCCCCAAAAAAACAATTGAGCTATTGGAGAAGCAACTAAATTACAATAAAAGTGACGCGGAACAATACTTATTATGGTTGCAGAATACGCTAAAAGGTAATCTGGGAGTCCGTTGTCAAGGTTTAACGCCTGTCACACCTTTAATTGTAGAACGAGCAGGTAATACATTATTAATGTCTCTTGCCTCATTATTTACTACATGGCTATTAGCAATCCCTCTCGGTATTTATAGCGCCGTTAAACAAAATACATGGAGCGATCGCCTGATTCAAGTATTTAGCTATGCTACACAGGGCTTTCCAAGCTTTGTTTTAGCGATTTTATTACTGATGCTGGCGCAAAATACGGGTTGGTTTCCTGTAGGTGGGATGACTAGCATCAATTTTGCTGATCTTTCTCCCTTTGGTAAGCTCTTAGACATTGCCCATCACATGGTCTTGCCAACTTTGACTCTAACTATTGTTAGCTTTGCAGGCTTGCAGAGGATCATGCGCGGTAGTTTGCTCGATGTATTGCGTCAAGATTATATCAAGACTGCCCGCGCCAAGGGTTTACCAGAAAGTAAAGTAATTTATGTCCATGCCCTGCGTAATGCGATCAACCCTCTTGTGACTCTATTGGGCTTTGAGTTTGGCGGATTACTAGGCGGCGCATTTATTACCGAGTTCTTTTTTAGTTGGCCAGGGCTGGGGAAATTGCTTCTGCAAGCAACTCAAGAAAAGGATACCAACTTAGTGATGGCAGGACTGATGCTCGGCACTTTGATGTTAGTGGTAGGAAATCTAATCGGTGATTTACTACTTAAAGCTGTCGATCCCCGTATTAAGCTTGATGATATGGAATAA